One part of the Stegostoma tigrinum isolate sSteTig4 chromosome 14, sSteTig4.hap1, whole genome shotgun sequence genome encodes these proteins:
- the chst2b gene encoding carbohydrate sulfotransferase 2, which produces MKVFRRKAALLVLGYILLLVLTMLHFTDYKGTKECTQVKYVPYPLRYTVEHQRPSPPQNSSNRRQHVYVFTTWRSGSSFVGELFNQNPDVFFLYEPMWHIWQKLYPGDALTLQGAARDMLGFLYRCDLSIFQLYNGGNNLTSMGIFGAPRNKVVCSYPLCKAYRKDKVGLIDEHVCKNECPPQHLDSLEAECHKYSTIVIKGVRIFDLNVLAPLMKDPFIDLKVIHLVRDPRAVASSRIKSRNGLIRESLQVMRSKDPKGRRLKVYDGYQRTRRDAVDYHALNALEVICTSMVRTVQMVREPPDWLKDNYRVVRYEDLVEDPIRYLKDMYHFVSLSVSEDIERFMLNMTMGSSYSSKKPFSVSSRNATQAANAWRTQMTYSQIKQVEEYCQQAMDWLGYEKVQTPEEVKDFSKSFVTKIRL; this is translated from the coding sequence ATGAAAGTGTTCCGCAGGAAGGCGGCTCTGCTGGTCCTGGGCTACATCCTACTCCTGGTGCTGACTATGTTACACTTTACCGATTATAAAGGGACCAAGGAGTGCACCCAGGTGAAGTATGTACCGTACCCCCTCCGTTACACGGTGGAACACCAGCGGCCCTCACCCCCCCAGAACAGCTCCAACAGGCGCCAACATGTCTATGTCTTCACAACATGGCGATCAGGCTCTTCCTTCGTGGGGGAACTCTTCAACCAGAACCCCGATGTCTTCTTCCTCTACGAGCCCATGTGGCACATCTGGCAGAAGCTGTACCCGGGGGATGCCCTCACTCTGCAAGGAGCGGCCCGTGACATGCTGGGCTTTCTCTACCGCTGCGACCTCTCCATCTTCCAGCTCTACAACGGGGGCAACAACCTCACCAGCATGGGCATCTTTGGGGCACCCCGCAACAAGGTGGTCTGCTCCTACCCGCTCTGCAAGGCGTACCGGAAGGACAAGGTGGGCCTCATCGACGAGCACGTGTGCAAGAACGAGTGCCCGCCTCAGCACCTGGACTCACTGGAAGCCGAGTGCCACAAGTACAGCACCATCGTCATCAAGGGCGTTCGCATTTTTGACTTGAATGTCTTGGCCCCTCTGATGAAAGACCCCTTCATCGACCTCAAGGTGATCCACCTGGTCAGGGATCCCAGGGCTGTGGCCAGCTCCCGGATCAAGTCAAGGAACGGCTTGATCCGGGAAAGCCTGCAGGTGATGCGCAGTAAGGATCCCAAGGGGCGACGGTTGAAGGTGTACGATGGGTACCAGAGGACCAGGCGGGATGCAGTGGATTACCACGCTCTCAATGCCCTGGAGGTGATCTGCACCAGCATGGTCCGGACTGtccagatggtgagggaaccaccAGACTGGCTGAAGGACAATTACAGGGTAGTGCGTTATGAAGACCTGGTGGAAGACCCCATCAGGTACCTCAAGGACATGTATCATTTTGTTAGCCTGTCAGTCAGTGAGGACATTGAGAGGTTCATGCTCAACATGACCATGGGGTCCAGTTACTCCTCCAAAAAGCCCTTCAGTGTTTCTTCCCGAAACGCCACCCAGGCTGCCAATGCGTGGCGGACCCAGATGACTTACTCCCAAATCAAACAAGTGGAGGAATACTGCCAACAGGCCATGGATTGGCTGGGCTATGAGAAAGTCCAAACACCAGAGGAAGTCAAGGATTTCAGCAAGTCATTTGTAACCAAAATCCGGCTTTGA